A genome region from Microcella alkaliphila includes the following:
- a CDS encoding transposase: MPRKIPKETRQRAMRLVLDHLDEYPNLTTACQTVASRLGFGAESLRRWVRQAQVDAGARDGLTTNDLERIRKLERENRELREANAMADSTGQRNECCEMKQTLISGGIRCRASMVISVVSRSSSRSVSTRRGGGSSISPARSAARPRWSAAWRGKGVTSTGSRSAGSRARGI, translated from the coding sequence ATGCCCAGGAAGATCCCGAAGGAGACCCGGCAGCGCGCGATGCGGCTGGTGCTTGATCATCTCGATGAGTATCCGAACCTCACCACCGCCTGTCAGACGGTCGCTTCCCGGCTCGGTTTCGGTGCCGAGTCGCTTCGTCGTTGGGTGCGCCAGGCGCAGGTCGACGCCGGTGCGCGCGACGGCCTGACCACGAACGATCTGGAGCGCATTCGGAAGCTGGAACGGGAGAATCGTGAGTTGCGTGAAGCGAATGCGATGGCGGATTCAACCGGTCAGCGCAATGAGTGCTGTGAGATGAAGCAGACGCTGATCTCGGGAGGCATTCGTTGCAGGGCAAGCATGGTCATCTCAGTCGTGAGCAGAAGCAGCTCGCGCTCCGTCTCCACTCGAAGGGGTGGCGGCTCATCGATATCGCCCGCGAGATCGGCTGCACGGCCCCGATGGTCGGCCGCATGGCGCGGGAAGGGCGTCACCTCGACGGGAAGCCGTTCGGCTGGGAGCCGCGCGAGGGGCATCTGA
- a CDS encoding IS30 family transposase, translating to MAREGRHLDGKPFGWEPREGHLTVFDREEILVGLARGDTLTAIALALGRAVSTVSREVKRGGGREGYSAWRAHEDAREQARRPKPFKLDGGRLLEVVATQLEQLWSPQEIAARLRLEHPDDPEMHVSHETIYQSLFVQGRGQLRRELARCLRSGRAARKSRTATDRRGRLPGMVMISERPAEVEDRAVPGHWEGDLILGENSRSAVGTLVERSTRLTLLLHLPDGKSADKVEAAMREAITALPASLARTITWDQGAEMAKHSEFTTATGIPIYFCDPHSPWQRGSNENTNGLLRQYLPKSTDLSIVTRAELTAIQDSLNGRPRKTLGYLTPSEKFTELVATTG from the coding sequence ATGGCGCGGGAAGGGCGTCACCTCGACGGGAAGCCGTTCGGCTGGGAGCCGCGCGAGGGGCATCTGACGGTCTTCGATCGTGAGGAGATCCTGGTTGGTCTCGCGCGCGGTGACACGTTGACCGCGATCGCGCTCGCCCTGGGACGGGCGGTGTCGACGGTCAGCCGCGAGGTCAAGCGCGGCGGCGGGCGGGAGGGGTACTCGGCGTGGCGGGCGCATGAGGACGCGCGAGAGCAGGCCCGCCGACCGAAGCCGTTCAAGCTTGACGGTGGACGGCTGCTCGAGGTTGTCGCGACGCAGCTGGAGCAACTGTGGTCTCCGCAGGAGATCGCCGCCCGCCTACGGTTGGAGCATCCCGACGACCCGGAGATGCACGTGAGTCACGAGACGATCTACCAGTCCCTGTTCGTGCAGGGACGCGGGCAGTTGCGCCGCGAGCTTGCCCGCTGCCTGCGGTCAGGGCGTGCGGCACGGAAGTCGCGGACCGCGACGGACCGGCGAGGCCGGCTGCCAGGGATGGTGATGATCAGCGAGCGCCCCGCGGAGGTCGAAGACCGCGCCGTGCCGGGGCATTGGGAAGGCGACTTGATCCTCGGTGAGAACAGTCGCAGCGCCGTGGGAACCCTCGTTGAACGCAGCACCCGCCTCACACTTCTGCTGCACCTGCCCGACGGGAAGAGCGCCGACAAGGTGGAGGCCGCAATGCGCGAGGCGATCACCGCGTTGCCGGCGTCGCTGGCGCGGACGATCACCTGGGATCAGGGCGCCGAGATGGCCAAGCATTCCGAGTTCACGACAGCGACCGGCATCCCGATCTACTTCTGCGACCCGCACTCCCCGTGGCAGCGCGGAAGCAACGAGAACACCAACGGACTGCTACGCCAGTACCTGCCGAAGAGCACCGATCTGAGCATCGTCACCCGCGCTGAGCTGACCGCGATCCAGGACTCGCTCAACGGACGACCACGCAAAACGCTCGGCTATCTGACACCATCGGAGAAGTTCACAGAACTCGTTGCGACCACCGGTTGA
- a CDS encoding IS3 family transposase, translating to MPVAERTYRGWTRAQPSQRDIDDAHLIEAIRVARVGDKGEPTPESLYGRRKMTALLRRHGMTVSSSRVDRLMRQLGINGLVRGKGARTTVPDPAATRAPDLLDRDFTAAAPNTRWVADFTYVRTWAGFGYVAFVIDCFSRAIVGWHAATTKATPLVTTALRMALWRRDRAGHRVGDGLVDHSDAGAQFRSRAMARELRRHDMVGSMGRVGAAGDNAAMESFWSLLQTNVLNQQRWATRQELRLAIVVWIERKYHRQRAQDTLGGLTPIEFEAKLTEPLTLAA from the coding sequence GTGCCGGTCGCCGAGCGCACCTATCGGGGCTGGACGCGCGCCCAGCCCAGTCAGCGAGATATCGACGACGCCCACCTCATCGAGGCGATCCGCGTCGCCCGCGTAGGCGACAAGGGTGAGCCAACACCTGAGTCGCTCTATGGGCGCCGGAAGATGACCGCGCTGCTGCGCCGGCACGGTATGACTGTTTCCAGCAGCCGCGTCGATCGGCTGATGCGCCAGCTGGGCATCAACGGCCTCGTGCGCGGCAAGGGTGCGCGGACCACCGTGCCGGATCCCGCAGCAACTCGCGCCCCGGACCTGCTGGATCGTGACTTCACCGCCGCCGCCCCGAACACGCGGTGGGTGGCCGATTTCACCTACGTGCGCACCTGGGCAGGGTTTGGTTATGTCGCGTTCGTCATCGACTGCTTCTCCCGCGCGATCGTCGGCTGGCATGCAGCGACAACGAAGGCAACGCCGTTGGTGACCACCGCGTTGCGGATGGCGTTGTGGCGACGCGACCGTGCCGGGCATCGTGTGGGCGACGGGCTGGTGGATCACAGCGACGCCGGAGCTCAGTTCCGGAGCAGGGCGATGGCCCGCGAGCTGCGCCGTCACGACATGGTCGGATCGATGGGGCGCGTCGGCGCGGCCGGGGACAACGCGGCGATGGAGAGCTTCTGGTCACTGTTGCAGACGAACGTCCTCAACCAGCAGCGGTGGGCGACGCGGCAGGAGCTTCGCCTCGCCATCGTCGTCTGGATCGAGCGGAAGTATCACCGCCAGCGAGCCCAGGACACCCTCGGCGGGTTGACGCCCATCGAGTTCGAAGCCAAGCTAACCGAGCCGCTCACACTCGCGGCCTAA